Genomic segment of Notolabrus celidotus isolate fNotCel1 chromosome 1, fNotCel1.pri, whole genome shotgun sequence:
GCACTATTTAAAAACTAgaagtgtttttaatgtgtatCTAAAggtgttctggttctgtatgtgCATATTTGTCTAAATCAATCTATATATTTCCCTTCAGATTGTGAACGGATACTTTGTGCACTTTTTTGCTCCTCCTGACCTGCCCAGAGTCCCAAAGAACGTGGTGTTTGTGATTGACAGGAGTGGATCGATGGCTGGCAGAAAGATTGAACAGGTGACAGGCATTGTTTATATGTGCACTCCATTATGTGTAGTTCTGGTATAGGTACATCCTCATTTGTGACTTTGGGAACTTTTGCAGACCCGGGATGCTTTGGTCGCCATTCTGAAAGACCTCTATGAGGAGGACCACTTTGCTCTTGTCCTTTTTGATGATGAAATTACCACCTGGAGGGACTCTCTTACCAAAGCATCAAAGGAAAATGTGTCTAAAGCCATTGCCTACATCAGGAAGCTAATGAACCGTGCTAGTAAGAGAGAAAACATGGCATTAACTACCAGTGATTTTTTTATGCACCTCCTTACTCAGTGGCTGAAAATTTATATTAATTTTAGTGtgagttatttaaaataattaagagtGAAAGATAATATAAATAGAGCTGCTATAGTTTTTAAGCATTTATAAAGCTCATCAatagtttggacacaccttctcatttaatgttttttatttattttaattatttgcaacattgtagattaacactaaagacatcaacactatgaaataatatggttttgccattatctggattacaacagtagtcaaatagggctatccattgtgtactaaccctacctctgaacagcaaaactgatggtctcaaacacattaagaaggctaGTAATTCTACAAATTAACCCTTggcaaggctcatgttaattagaaaccattccaagaGACTTcctcatgaagcagactgagagaataccaagagtgtgcaaagctgtcatcaaggcaaaagggggctactttacagaatctaaaatataaaaaatattttggtttaagacttttttgttaattaaataattccacaaGTGTTCTTTCATAGGTTTGATGCCTTCCGTATTAATCTAtcgtgtttcaaataattaacataaaaaccattgaatgagaaggtgtgtccaaacttttgactggtagtgtatgtttttGAATGGACTGAAAATACGGGGCAATATTAATTTAGGAGATGCTACTGAACAGTTTTCTTCATTCAGAAAAATCAGTATAATACAAGCCAAGCTAACTCTTAACTGGCTGTAGCTTTGTGCGGAGTGGACAGAAGTAAGAGTGAGAATCATAGAAACAAATTTACCTTTCAGAAAATACTGAGGAGTTGTtacttcatttttctttctgataATGTCTCCAAAAATGTTCATTCTTTTCCACATGTCACTGTCTTTTAGCCACCAATATCAACGATGCTGTACTAACAGCAGTCAGCATGCtggtgaaagaaagagagcaaaaGAACCTTCCAGAGAGGAGCACAGATATGATTATCTTACTAACCGATGGGATGCCAAACCACGGTGAGACGATTTTGTTTCAAAATTATAACATTTATTTCTCATAAGCCAATAGTGAGGTTATTGTATGCAGACCAAGTGGgactataaatacattttacatgAAGCTAGCTGACTGTGTCTAATCATGATACATgattttgaaaatgatgttgTCAAATGTTATTAAGACATATTTGACCTTTAGCTATTCTTTGTGGTTTATCAAAGGAGTAACTGCGAGACTGAAAAGTGGCCTACGGCATGCCACAAAGTGGGCATGGTATATACTGGTAGTTCAGCAGCAGATGCCTGTAGTTCTGCAGCATGTCGCTGGTTGAGTCCCAATGAACCAGTCCCCTCAGTGATAGGCCACCAGTTTGccaccacattttttttttttttcatcagtagCATAGATGCAACATAAGGATGTAAAAAAGGAATATATGTTTCTCTTGTATGTCTTGGGTATAGAAAGTATGGTTGTTTGGTTCCTCTGTGGTGGCATAAGTAATTTAGCCTTAGCAGGTGTTAGCCTAGCTACTGTGGCCAGTGAGAGTAATCACTAGCAGACAAACTGCAATCCCACATTACTTCATTATTTGCAGCTCAACATCTCTGACAATCATAAACAAGCCAGTGAAACTCGAGGTTGATTGAAAAATGTTATCCCTTTAAGGTATTTCTTCAAATTGAAGATTTCTATAATGTGGCATCACAGGTTGCAGGGgtgctggagcctatcccagcagTCATAGGCAGGGCTCTTAAGTCTCACGCATTGGGCGTGAGACAcacgcatttcaacctgttcacacgctcACACGCCACACTGTATTTCTCACGCTGAATAATTACTAGGACAATGCCAACCAAGTTGCGCCGTTTTtccttaaactgtggaacaggtaggaatcaagtgggtttcccGTATAGCTCAGAAGGAGAatctaaaagaaagaaagtaataaagctacccaacagccaatcaaaaaatagcatcaatGTATCCGGGTAAGGATGCACATGCGCAATGTGGACTGACCTGCAGATTAGAAGACGCGATCTGTCTGCACCTGCctagggtacaccctggacaggttacCAGTCCATCAAAGGGCTAACATGTCGAGACAACCAACCATTCACATTCATACTCACGCCTACAGGCTATGTACGTAGAGTGACTAATTAACCtgacaagcatgtttttggactgtgggaagaAGCCAGAGTAACCGGAAGGAACCCACGCGTGCAttgggagaacatgcaaactgtcCAGTTGGGGATTTAAATCCGGacccttcttgctgtgaggcagcaGTGCTAACCACTGCATCATTGTAAAACCATCTTTGTCAAATGTTGTCTCAAAGAGAAATGAGGAAAATCCTCAAAACTTTAACAATTTCATTCACAACACGATTCAAAGTTTTCAAAAGGTTGAAAAGCTCTTGAGAAAGATCTTAAAGTTGCCTATGTTTAGCAACTGTCATTTTAGATGTCCGAGGCTTTTACATATGATGTAAATATTTATACAAATGACTGcatgtgttctgtgtttgaagGAGAATCAAACCTCCAGAGAATCCAGGAGAACGTGCACTCTGCTATTGCGGGTAAAATGTCCCTGTTCTCTCTTGGATTTGGAAATGATGTGGATTACTCCTTCCTCGATGTGAtgagcaaacaaaacaaaggactGGCCCGCAGAATATTTGAGGGATCAGATGCATCACTTCAACTTCAGGTAAAACTAAATCAAGCTTATTTACCGCTAATTCAAAGGCCTTACACAATTGGTACATTATATCTTTTCATACCTTTACAGATATTTAGGGAACATGATCTGAAGTGTGCCTTTATTTCAGGGTTTCTATGAGGAGGTGTCCAGCCCTCTGCTCTTGGATGTGAACCTGCATTATCCTGAAAATGCAGTGGAATTCTTGACCAAAAACCAATATAGCCAGTTGTTTAATGGCTCAGAGATTGTAGTTACAGGTCGGGTGACTGACAATAACCTGGATAACTTCTTGGTGGAGGTGTTTGCAAAGGGGGTGAGAAATGGACAGCAATATACCAACTAAAGATGAATGAGAATACAATTGTGGTTTTGTATAGGAAATGATGTACTTATCTTTATATGAGACAGGTACAGATCTCCTGCCAGTAACTGCTGCCATttgatctctctctttcttctcccagTCTGAGGAAGATTATTCAGTTCAGGGAACGGCCAGTGTGGTAAACTTTGACATGATCTACCCAGATCAGGattatatttttggggatttCTCTGAGCGTCTGTGGGCCTACCTCACCATCCAGCAGCTACTGGAGAACAGGTTTACTTGTGAATTGTCTGTCAAGCTGTACTTGTATGTTTAACAAGATGTACCGTGTCAAGATTCTTTGTGACTTGGGACATGTTGTTCAGAGAATCTAAAGCGATTTTATGGAGAAGGCCTTATTGCACGCCATGTGCATTGTATGTCAATATAATGCCAcctttcttttcatcttttcagtgACATTGGTACTCAGCAGGAGAAAGGCAATGCCACAGCTAAGGCTCTGGACATGGCCCTTAGATACAGCTTTGTCACCCCTCTCACATCCATGGTGGTCACCAAGCCAGAAACTGAAGACGGATCAGAGAGCCCGCTCATTGCAGACAAACTGACTGAGGGTAATACAACCTATCACAATTTATTAGTTAGCTGCTGATTACTGTTTGATTCATATTTGTTGGACCAGAAGAAGTCAGTGTGTGATGCACCAAACTAAGTATTCTTTCTTTTCAAATGTATTGAAAATTGTAATATCCTTCAAGAACTGCTGAATCAGCAGAACATACAGAATAAATCTAACTTTGCGTTCTGCTGTCTAACTGATGTTGCTTCACAGACCAGCGACAGAAAGCTGAGAAGCAAGGAGGTAGGGCAATCTATTTTCCACTCATCATTTAACATCCTTTTTCAATCTTCTGTGTCAGCCAACCCTAGCTAacatacatttctgtttttgaatGATAGGTTCCTCGGCCCATGGAGGAAGTTCCAGGAGTCAATCAAGTGGTATACAGCAGAGTTCTATATtctattatttatgtttactttGAACTTCTATGTGACTAAAGAAATGGTGCTTGCTGGTCTGGTGTGGGGAGAGTGCAAGAGAGGCAGGAAGCTAGCTTTTATCAGATTTGGAGCACCAGGCCCAGGTGCAACAAATCTGAGATGGGGTGGCTAATCAGCAATCCTGGTACCTCGAGGAAATATGACCACCAGAACAGAAACAAACCAGCAGGGAGCAACACACTACTTTAAGCTTCTCTTCTTGGAAATGTAATGTTTTGTCTGTGCACAAAAAGACAAGAAtaacaaaacaactcaacaaaatTATGCTTTTTCTGTTAACAGGTCCGCCACCTCGTAGTACCAATTCCAGAAGTAAGGTTATATGGTTGCAGTTTAACTAATTGGCATTTCATCATATTAAAGCAATTATTGTTCCTGTAACTtgcctgaatttttttttactgcatagAGGACTGGATTTATAAAATCTTTTGACAGAAATgcgttttcttttctctgcagttTCTGCAACCCACAGGCCCAGATCACGTAAGCTCTTCGTATAGCAGCAGTTAAACCATTTCATTTCTAAATTGTTCTGACTCTAACTTAAATACAGTTTTGAAAGGTTTTATGATGCAAAACAGGTTAGATTTGTTTTGAACATCTTGTATGCTCTTTTCCATTTGAATAACAGATTCCAAGAGTCGTGGTTCTAGTTCTCGTGGCCAATCAGATGGTACGATTTTCATTTAGCAGTAGTTGAACTGTAATTCTTCAAAGTCATGCTTTTTTACTGTATAtgcttttttatgcttttactgACAGTTTCTTTGAAGAGTTTCTGTTGGCATATAAAGCACCATGGATGTAAAGTACCATTAATAAGTACCTGCTTTCATAAGTGCTGGCCTTTTAAAGAAGACAACATGATATAGTGCTGACTGGACTGtcttaaaaacagaacatttttagTGGAGTAAACTTTTCAAAAATCCATCTAGGCCTCTCTCTTAGTgaagaaaactttatttacaactAGTCTGTGTTCCGTCCATTGTCAAAATTGTATGCAGTACTCTCCAAGCTTAGCTTAAATTGGAGTAAATGTCTTCCATTGAAGAATTAATTCATAATTTGCAGGAATCTGTGACATTTCTATTTCTATCTTTATtggattttatttgtttctacAGTTTCTGTTTGATTCAGTGAATATGATTTAAGTATTTAATGTTAAAAGTCAGGGTAATCAATAGTTTATCAGTcacaaacataataataacacaCCTTTTTTACCTGACTTGGACTATAATAACAGAATTACTGTTTTTCTGATATGATACTGTAATGTTTATTGTCCAGTGGACGGGGATCCTCATTTCATGATAGAGGTCCCAGACAGAGAAGATGCTCTGTGCTTCAACATCAACGACAAACCAGGAACCATTTTCAACCTGGttagagacccaacatcaggtCAGCCCTTAGTTGTACTCTCctagatgttttaaaaacagagcacaaCAAACTGAAACTGTCTTTTTTCAGGTTTTGTTGTTAATGGACAAATCATTGGTAAGAAGAAATTTGCCCCAGATGGAAACATCAACACCTACTTCGGCCGTTTTGGTATCATCCACCAGAAGCTGGGAGTGAGGCTGGAGGTGAGCACTCAGGACATCTCGGTGTACCACGCTGGCCAGCAGGTCAGGCTGCTGTGGTCTGATACAGCAACTATCAAAGAAACTGAGTGAGTGACAATGCTTAGTAACATTACCTTTACtaacaaatgtttaaaattgaataaaaatctattttaattaAAGTGTTTCTAAATATGTATACAAaggtgttttcaaaataaattgtaATGTTTTGTCTTGATTACATAGCAATGTACCTGTAAAAGCTTAGAACACCTTAGAACTGTACCTGTAAAAATGatcaaccccccccccaaaaaatgttgtCAATTGCAAAACAAATAATATTGTATACCAAATACAAAGCCTAATAATTAGTTAAGGCCACACCTCTGTAAAATTACACAGTAACAGAACTGTCACTTGCTGTTTGCTGTTGTTTACAACTTTTTGTCGTTCCCCTAGTATGGACCTCAGGTTGACTAAAAACTCCAGCCTGACTGTGATGCTGAGGCACTCAATCAAATTCATGGTAATAAGACACACAAAAGTTTGGAGGAGGCGCCACGACCAGCAAGACTACCTGGGTTTCTACACATTGGACAGCCACCACTTGTCTGCTTCAGTACATGGTCTGCTAGGTAGACAACTGAGAAGTTTCATATCATGATGCattgattgtgttttctgttttatggagTACTCAAAAGATAACAAATTTCTCTCCAGGTCAGTTCTATCATGGGGTTGAGTTTGAGGTGACCGACATATATTCAAAGAAGCGTCAGGAAAACTCATATGCCTCCATGTATGTCAAAGGCCAAATACTCAACGTGACCAGGTGCGCATGACACtcataaacaacaacagtacagacaaagacagaatgCATGAGAGGGAAAAGAGCATTACTCATTCTTGTTTGTTATGTCTCGCAGACACTGGCAGAAAGATTTCAGCAGGGATCTGAAGAATGGGAAGAGTGTTCCCTGCTGGTTTGTTGACAGAGATGGAACAGGCCTCATTGATGGAAAAGCCTCAGACTACACTGTGTCAGGGCTTTTTAagactactttttaaaatgtgaaaagttAGTATCCAAGTAACATTG
This window contains:
- the LOC117813293 gene encoding inter-alpha-trypsin inhibitor heavy chain H3-like isoform X2 — its product is MGTRSIKKRSTTSVVEVYSVMVHCTVMSRFAHTVMTSKALNKANTSQEIFFEVDLPKTAFITNFTMEIDGQVYVGEVKEKEKAKEQYEKAVSSGKTAGLVKASGRKMEKFSVSVNIASKSSVTFILTHEELLRRNLGYYEILTRVKPEQPVQEFQIVADIFEPQGISFVEATASFLTNDLLSLVEKTVTDKKAHISFSPSMEQQRKCLGCEGTIIDGDFIIKYDVNREKSLGQVQIVNGYFVHFFAPPDLPRVPKNVVFVIDRSGSMAGRKIEQTRDALVAILKDLYEEDHFALVLFDDEITTWRDSLTKASKENVSKAIAYIRKLMNRATTNINDAVLTAVSMLVKEREQKNLPERSTDMIILLTDGMPNHGESNLQRIQENVHSAIAGKMSLFSLGFGNDVDYSFLDVMSKQNKGLARRIFEGSDASLQLQGFYEEVSSPLLLDVNLHYPENAVEFLTKNQYSQLFNGSEIVVTGRVTDNNLDNFLVEVFAKGSEEDYSVQGTASVVNFDMIYPDQDYIFGDFSERLWAYLTIQQLLENSDIGTQQEKGNATAKALDMALRYSFVTPLTSMVVTKPETEDGSESPLIADKLTEDQRQKAEKQGGSSAHGGSSRSQSSGPPPRSTNSRISATHRPRSHSKSRGSSSRGQSDVDGDPHFMIEVPDREDALCFNINDKPGTIFNLVRDPTSGFVVNGQIIGKKKFAPDGNINTYFGRFGIIHQKLGVRLEVSTQDISVYHAGQQVRLLWSDTATIKETDMDLRLTKNSSLTVMLRHSIKFMVIRHTKVWRRRHDQQDYLGFYTLDSHHLSASVHGLLGQFYHGVEFEVTDIYSKKRQENSYASMYVKGQILNVTRHWQKDFSRDLKNGKSVPCWFVDRDGTGLIDGKASDYTVSGLFKTTF
- the LOC117813293 gene encoding inter-alpha-trypsin inhibitor heavy chain H3-like isoform X1, whose protein sequence is MLWKRLFCFSGMPGVWRAMLLLVCVCTWLTAQTQGSLVVSHRDALTEDTKESMGTRSIKKRSTTSVVEVYSVMVHCTVMSRFAHTVMTSKALNKANTSQEIFFEVDLPKTAFITNFTMEIDGQVYVGEVKEKEKAKEQYEKAVSSGKTAGLVKASGRKMEKFSVSVNIASKSSVTFILTHEELLRRNLGYYEILTRVKPEQPVQEFQIVADIFEPQGISFVEATASFLTNDLLSLVEKTVTDKKAHISFSPSMEQQRKCLGCEGTIIDGDFIIKYDVNREKSLGQVQIVNGYFVHFFAPPDLPRVPKNVVFVIDRSGSMAGRKIEQTRDALVAILKDLYEEDHFALVLFDDEITTWRDSLTKASKENVSKAIAYIRKLMNRATTNINDAVLTAVSMLVKEREQKNLPERSTDMIILLTDGMPNHGESNLQRIQENVHSAIAGKMSLFSLGFGNDVDYSFLDVMSKQNKGLARRIFEGSDASLQLQGFYEEVSSPLLLDVNLHYPENAVEFLTKNQYSQLFNGSEIVVTGRVTDNNLDNFLVEVFAKGSEEDYSVQGTASVVNFDMIYPDQDYIFGDFSERLWAYLTIQQLLENSDIGTQQEKGNATAKALDMALRYSFVTPLTSMVVTKPETEDGSESPLIADKLTEDQRQKAEKQGGSSAHGGSSRSQSSGPPPRSTNSRISATHRPRSHSKSRGSSSRGQSDVDGDPHFMIEVPDREDALCFNINDKPGTIFNLVRDPTSGFVVNGQIIGKKKFAPDGNINTYFGRFGIIHQKLGVRLEVSTQDISVYHAGQQVRLLWSDTATIKETDMDLRLTKNSSLTVMLRHSIKFMVIRHTKVWRRRHDQQDYLGFYTLDSHHLSASVHGLLGQFYHGVEFEVTDIYSKKRQENSYASMYVKGQILNVTRHWQKDFSRDLKNGKSVPCWFVDRDGTGLIDGKASDYTVSGLFKTTF